A window of Heptranchias perlo isolate sHepPer1 unplaced genomic scaffold, sHepPer1.hap1 HAP1_SCAFFOLD_134, whole genome shotgun sequence contains these coding sequences:
- the LOC137308579 gene encoding zinc finger protein 229-like: MAVPGKGERARIGAGFINNRGPEHIKQSRALAPPPPAPRGPGDFPHSLRPPDSPQAAAAQPRMHCASPPTWVLEGEGLQTGNSPRDPTEPLDSSGPVMEEQGADHSSDRPYPCSVCGRAFSRSSNLARHERSQAGGQPCDCADAEQGFPCQSRPGKHCHSRAGERPFACSVCGKGFTQSSRLRTHQHIHTGERPHTCSVCGKGFNSSSHLLRHQLVHTDERPFGCSDCGSSFKSPELLSRHQRIHSEERPFGCSRCTKRFRRPSSQLTHRCTHAGDRLLTCPVCGKGFTRSSHLLMHQRFHTGERPFTCSVCGKGFTCSSHLLMHQRIHTGERPFTCSVCGKGFPCSSNLLRHQRVHTGERPFTCSVCGKGFTRSSHLLMHQQVHTGERPFTCYVCGKGFTHLSNLRRHQWVHTGERPFTCSVCGKGFTCSSYLLMHQRTHV; this comes from the exons ATGGCCGTGcccgggaaaggggagagagcgcGGATCGGTGCAGGCTTCATAAACAACCGAGGGCCGGAACACATCAAACAGTCTCGGGCCCTCGCTCCTCCTCCGCCCGCACCCCGGGGCCCCGGTGATTTTCCTCACTCGCTCCGGCCGCCGGACTCTCCACAAGCGGCTGCAGCCCAGCCCAGGATGCACTGCGCGTCCCCGCCCACGTG ggtattagaaggggagggtttgcagacgggaaactcaccTCGGGATCCGACAGAGCCGCTCGATTCATCGGGACCTGTCATGGAAGAACAAGGCGCCGATCACAGCAGCGACAGACCGTACCCGTGCTCCGTGTGCGGACGAGCCTTCAGCCGATCGTCCAACCTGGCGAGGCACGAGCGCAGCCAGGCCGGGGGGCAACCGTGTGACTGTGCCGACGCCGAGCAGGGATTTCCGTGCCAATCCCGGCCGGGAAAACATTGCCACAGCCGcgccggggagaggccgtttgcctgctccgtgtgcgggaagggattcactcagtcctcCCGCCTGCGGACACACCAGCacattcacaccggggagaggccccacacctgctccgtgtgtgggaagggattcaattcttcctctcacctgctgagacaccaactggTTCACACTGACGAGAGACCTTTCGGATGCTCTGACTGCGGGAGCAGCTTTAAAAGCCCCGAGTTGTTGTCACGGCACCAGCGCATTCATAGCGAGGAGAGACCGTTCGGTTGCTCGCGATGCACCAAGAGGTTCAGACGACCGTCCAGCCAGCTGACGCACCGGTGCACTCACGCTGGAGACAGGCTGTTGACCTgccccgtgtgcgggaagggattcacccgttcatcccacctgctgatgcaccagcggttccacaccggggagaggccgttcacctgctccgtgtgcgggaagggattcacctgttcatcccacctgctgatgcaccagcgtattcacaccggggagaggccgttcacctgctccgtgtgcgggaagggattcccctgttcatccaacctgctgagacaccagcgagttcacaccggggagaggccgttcacctgctccgtgtgtgggaagggattcactcgttcatcccacctgctgatgcaccagcaagttcacaccggggagaggccgttcacctgctacgtgtgcgggaagggattcacccaCTTGTCCAACCTGCGAAGACATCAGTGGgtccacaccggggagaggccgttcacctgctccgtgtgtgggaagggattcacctgTTCATCCTACCTGCTGATGCACCAGCGTACTCACgtttga